Within Chloroflexota bacterium, the genomic segment GCAGACCGCGTCGGGGCTGCTCGTGGTTTCGGACGACGGCACGATCCGCTACGCCGGAAGCTCCACTGAGGTGCTTCTGGGTCATCCACCGCGCGACATGGCGTCCACGAATGTTTTCGCGCTCGTGCACGCAGAAGACGTGGAGCGGCTCCGGTTGGCGATCGCCGCTGTCGGGCCGCGCGAAGGGGACACCAGCTACGAGGAATTTCGGGTGGCTGCGCCTACCGGGGGTTGGCGCTGGGTGGGCGCGTCCATACGCAACTGTACAGCCGACCCGCAGATAGGCGGCCTGCTGCTTCATCTGCACGACGTCACCAGGCGAAAGCAGCTCGACGAGAACGCGGTCCTGCAGCAGGTGATGTACGACCGGCTGACGGGCTTGCCGAGCCGCCCGCTGCTCCAAGACCTGCTCGAGCGCGCGTGTCTCGTGGCGGCTCGCGAGCGCGAGCCGCTGGCGGTGCTCCTGATCAACATCGATCGATTCAAGGACGTGAACGTGGCGCTCGGACACACGCTGGGCGACGCGGTGCTGGCGATGGTGGCGCAGCGCCTACGGGCAACCCTTCGCGTTTCCGACACGTTTGCGCGGCTGATCGGCGACGAGTTCGTTGCGCTCTTGCGGGACAGCGACGAGGTCAGCGCGCTGAACGTAGCGGAGCGCGTCGCGGCAGCATTCGAGGAGCCGTTTCTCATTGACCGCAACCGGATCGCCCTGAGTGCCAGCATGGGAATCGCTCTGTACCCAATGCACGGGAAAGATGGCGAGGAGCTCCTTCGGCACGCGGACGTCGCCGTCCAAAACGCGCGCGAAATGCACCTTCCCTGCGCGGTGTATCGCTCAGAAGACGACGGCCGCACCGTGCGCAGACTAGCCATGCGCGCCGAGCTTCGCGAGGCGATCGAGCAGAACCGCCTCGTTCAGTACTACCAGCCGAAGCGCACACTGCGCACGGGACGTATCGAAGAGGTCGAGGCTCTCGCGCGATGGGCGCACCCTTCACAGGGCTTCGTTCCGCCATCTGAGTTCATCCATCTCGCCGAACGCTGGAATGCGATTAAACCGTTGACGATTTGGGCGCTCCGGACCGCCATCAATGAGGCCGAAACGTGGAGCGCCGCGGGCTTGCCCCTTACCGTGAGCGTGAACTTGTCGACGCGAGACCTGCACGGGCAAGACCTGGTGCCCGCGGTGAGCGAGCTACTGGGCGGGGCTGGGTTGGATCCCCACGCCCTCATCCTGGAAGTAACCGAGAGCACGCTCATGGTGGATCCCGACAATGCGCGGTACGTCCTGGGGCAGCTCCAGGCGCTCGGTGTCGGGATCTCGGTGGATGATTTTGGAACGGGCTACTCCTCGCTTTCGTACCTGTCACGCTTGCCCTTGGACGAGCTGAAGATCGACTCTTCCTTCGTCGCCGGAATGAGGAGGACGGATCGAGAGCGGCTTGTGGTGGCGACGACCATTGATCTGGGCCATCGACTGGGGCTGACCGTGACCGCGGAAGGGGTCGAGGACGAGGCCACAGCCGGAACGCTGGCGGAGATGGGTTGCGATAAGGTCCAAGGGTACTACGTGTCTCGGCCGGTTCCCTCCGAGGAGCTGATGCGCTGGCTCCGCGAGACAGCTACGTCTTGAGGCTGTTGAGGAAATATTGAGGTGGAGCCCGGGTCTGTTGACATCTTGTTGAGCGAAAGCCCTCTATCGTCCTGATTGCGCAGCGCTTCCGAGCGTGTGCGGGGCTGGTGCCCGCCAACGGGTCCAGACAGGAACAGGAGATGGAGAGATCGTCGGACCAGCCGGACGCAGAAATCCGGCCTGACCGACATGGCGCGAACGGCTCCGGGCGGGGCGACGCGAGGACGGACCCCGGCCAGACAAAGGTGCGAATCGGGCGGCACCAGGGCCGCAGTGTCGAAGTTGCCGGCCGGAGGCCTGGCGACCGCTACGTTCGGACCGTCAGACGTCGAGCTCCGGAGTTTCGAGTTTCTGGGCCGGGCCAGCTCGTAGCGACCGAACGCGTATTTCACCCATCCGGGACTTTTGGGCGGATCGCCGAGCGTGTCCGCCGAGTGATCATCGGGCAGCGGATCCCGAACGAGCGCGAGCTTCACGAGCGCATTGGCGTGGTCAAGGGCCTGGCCGTTTTCGCCTCGGACAACATCTCGTCGTCCGCCTACGCGTCGGAGGAGATTATGCGCGTGCTCCTCCTTGCGGGGGCGGGCGCGCTCAGCCTCACATTGCCGATCACGATTGCCATTGTGATCGTCCTTGCCATTGTCGTGGCGAGCTATCAGCAAACGATCCATGCATATCCAAATGGCGGCGGCTCCTACATCGTGGCCAATGACAACCTCGGCGCGCCGGCGGGCCTCACCGCCGCGGCGGCTCTCCTCACGGACTACGTCCTGACCGTATCGGTCTCGATTGCTGCGGGGGTCGCGGCTCTCACCTCTATCTTTCCCGCCATGTACGAACCGAAGGTATGGATCGGGGTGGGCTTCGTAGTCCTGCTCACCATGGGAAACCTCCGCGGGATCCGAGAGAGCGCATCGATCTTCGCAGCACCAACGTACCTGTATCTCGTGTCGATTTTTGGGCTTCTGGCATATGGGCTCTATCTCACTACTACGGGCGCCCTCCCGACCTATCACGCGCCTCTTGAGTGGCAGGAGGCCGCGGGGACCCAGGGGCTCGGAATCGTGCTCCTGCTGCGCGCGTTTGCTTCGGGTTCGGTAGCCCTCACCGGCACGGAAGCGGTTTCGAATGGCGTTCCAGCATTTGCTCCGCCAGAGTCGGCGAGGGCGCGGATGGTGTTGATCCTCATGGGAAGCTTCTTCGGGATCATCTTCTTGGGGATCAGCTTCCTGGCCGGACAACTCGGAATTCTTCCCGATCCGACAGAAGCCGAGACCGTCGTCAGTCAGCTCGCCCGAACCCTCGTCGGCGAGGGGACGCCGTTTCACTATTTGATCCAAATTTCGACGGCGTTGCTACTCGTTCTCGCTGCTAACACGGCATTCGCCGATTTTCCTCGGCTGGCCAGCATTCTGGCCAAGGACGGGTACTTGCCGCGCGCGTTCCAATTTCGTGGCGAGCGTCTCGCGTTCAACGTGGGGATCGCACTGCTCGCCCTGCTTGCCGCCGCGCTCATCGTCGGGTTTGGCGGAAGCGTCACGAATCTCATTCCGCTCTATACGGTGGGCGTCTTTGTCGCGTTCACGCTGAGCCAGACGGGCATGGTTCGGCACTGGTGGCGACTGAAGTCGGTCGAACGGACATGGGGCTGGCGCGCACTTTTCAACGGGATCGGGGCGCTTGCGACGGGGGTCGTGGCGATCGTTGTCGGAGCGGTCAAGTTCTCCCTCGGCGCCTGGATGGTGCTGGTGCTCATCCCGATCCTCATCTCGGTAATGTGGGCAATTCGTCGCCACTATGGACATGTGGAGGCGGCCCTCGCGATCGATTGGCCTGAGACGCTGCCGCCCCCGCCGCCCGCGCCCGACGTCGTAGTGCCGATCCGCGCCCTCGATCGAGCGACGATCGAGGCGCTTTCCTACGCACGGTCGATCTCGCCGAACGTCACCGCTGTCCACGTATCTGATGACCGCGGCCAGGCGGCGTTGCTGCGGCAGCGATGGGATCAGATGAAGAGCGAAGTTCCCCTGGTAATCATCGAGTCACCGTTTCGCTCGCTGATTCCGCCCCTCGTCGCGTACATCGCAGAGCAAGATGACCAGGAGCCCGGCAGGCCGATCACCGTCGTGCTGCCAGAATTCGTCCCTCGCCACCTCTGGGAGCAGTTGCTCCACGGTCAGACGGCGTTGCGCTTGAAGCTCCGCCTCTTTGCGCGTCCGCACACCGTTGTGGTCGATGTGCCCTACCACCTCCACAGAGTAAGCTAACCATGGATTGGAGCACCGACGGATCCATTTCGCCGTCGGATCGCGCGCTCGTCGAGTTCATTGCCGCCACGGCCGCGACCATTGCGCGGAACCCTCACTTGGGGGCACTGCTCGCGGCCCCATGGCGTCGTGGAATGAGCGATCTCGCTCGCCATGTCGCGGACTCCGCTGGTGTCGATCTGGTGATCTCAGTCGAAGGACGGTTTGCGCGACTGTGTTTCAGTCCCCGTCACCAGGATCGGAGCGTGGCGACATGGGCGGCCAGGCCGGGGTTGTGGCAGGTCATGCGCGTCGGGTCACGTGTGTCGCGATGAGTCATTCGGTGCATCTTCTGGCGCTGCGCAACTGCCCGATTTCGTCATGAGCACGCTGAGGCTGGTCGCGCTGGATAGGTTGCGGAGCCTGGGTTGGATGCGTCGGCTCGCGGGCTACGTGTCCGCACTGGTCGCCGTCGGCATTGTCACCGGCGCAATCGGGCTAGCAAGCACACAGGTCCATCTCGCGAACGCGTCGATGCTCTACCTCATAGCGGTGAGCGCGCTCGGCATCTTCTTCGGCAAGGGGCCGGCGGTGGTCGCTTCGATGGCCGCGTTTCTGGCCTTTGATTTCTTCTTCATCCAGCCGATCCACACGCTGACGGTCACAGATCCCGAAGAGTGGATCGCCCTCCTCGTGCTCCTGTTCACGGCCGTTGCGACGGGTCAGTTGGCAGCCGCTCAGCGCCAGCGGGCGCGAGAGGCGGAAGCCCGTGAGCGCGAGGCTATCGTGCTCTACGACGTCGGTCGCACGCTGTCAGAATCCGACTTGGACCAGGCGTTGCCAGCCGTCTCGAGGCGGCTGCGGCGGGAATTGAACCTCGACGCCGTGGCGATCGAAGTCCACGGCGCATCCGGGGGCCGCATTGAGCGAGCGGAGGTAGGCGCCCCGTACGCTGTCGAGGCAACTCGACACGTGGCCACGCAGCCGGCGATGGTGTTGGGCACGAACCCAGAGGAACGAGGGACGGCCCTGGGGGTCCCGGGCCACTGGTTTCGGGCTGTTCCATCCTCAACACCCCGCAGCGAGCGCAGACACCCGCGGCGGCTTCATGTTGTTCCAATCCACAGTCGTGATCGCCAAATTGGGCGCCTGATTCTGGTCCGGGTCCCCGGGGCAACGACGTTTGCCAGATCGGAAGACCGTATGCTCCTCGCGGTGACGAATCAAATCGGACAAGCTGTCGAACGCTCGGCGCTCCGCCGCGAAGCGATGGAGGCCGACGTTCTGCAGCGGGCGGATTCCCTCAAAACGGCGCTGCTGAACGCCGTTTCGCACGACCTCCGGACGCCGCTCGCTTCGATCATCGCGTCCGCCAGCAGCCTGCGTCAGCACGACGTCACGTGGTCGGAGGACGAACGAGACGCCTTCGCGGAGGCGATCGAGCAAGAGGCTACGAGGTTGAATCGGATCGTTGGGAGCCTACTCGATCTCTCGCGGATCCAGGGCGGAAGCCTTCACCCGCAGCGAGACTGGTACGACCTCGGATCTCTCATCGACGATGTGGTTGGGCGCCTCGGCCCCGGACTCGGCCGATGCACGGTCACGACGGATGTGCCGTCCGATCTGCCTCCCGTATTCGTCGACTCCACCGAGATCGATCAGGTGCTCTCGAATCTCCTCGAAAATGCCACCAAGCACACGCCGTGCGGCACCGAGGTGCGCGTCGCCGCGCGCACGCACGACGATGAGATCGAAGTTGAGGTGACGGACGCCGGTCCAGGCATTCCGCCGGACGCATTGGGGCAACTCTTCGACCCCTTCTACACGCTCAGTGCGACGGGCGGTCAGCCCAGGGGCATCGGGCTGGGGCTTGCCATCGCGAAGGGCCTGGTCGAAGCTCACGCGGGGAGGATATGGGCGGAGAATCGCACCGAAGGCGGCGCCCGTTTCGTCTTCACCCTACCTGCCCGGACCGCGACGAGCGTACAAGGCGAACCGTGAGTGCGCATTCCCACCCCAAAATCCTGATTGTGGACGACGAGCCGGCGATCCGCAGAGCCGTCAGGACGAATCTTGTCGGGCATGGGTACGCGGTCGAGGAAGCGGAGAACGGCCGCGCGGCAGTGGAAATGCTTCTGTCGAGCAATGTCGACCTAATACTGCTGGATCTCGGTCTGCCGGACGCGGAAGGGCTGGAGGTCATTCGGGAGATTCGCACCTACGCGCAAACGCCAATCGTCGTCCTATCCGTCCGCGACGCGGAGCGCGACAAGGTCGCGGCCCTCGATGGCGGCGCAGATGACTATTTGACCAAACCGTTCGGCGCCAACGAGCTCTTGGCTCGCATCCGCGTGGCGCTTCGCCATGCCGGCCGTGGACCGGACAGTCTCGGCGTCGTACTCACCGCCGGCGATCTCAGCTTGGACGTGGACAAGCGCAGGGTCACCCGGGCCGGACGGGAGATCCACATGACGCCCACGGAGTACGAGCTGCTGAACGTGTTCATGAGCCATCCGGGTAAGGTCCTCACCGACCGGATGCTGCTTCGCGCTGTATGGGGGCCGTCGTATGGTGCGGAAGCCCACTACCTGCACGTCTACGTGGCCCGCCTTCGGAAAAAGATTGAACGGGATGGGCAGCAGGCGCGCTATGTGAAGACGGAGCCCGGCGTCGGCTACCGGTTTATGGCAGACGAGCCCTGACGGGACCTCTCGCGCTCAAGGTAGCCACGGCTGCCGAGGGGGATCGATGTTCACCGGCCACGGCGCCTCACGCGGCGGATACGACGCGCGAACGCACGCCGGCCCGATCTCCGCAATGGACGTGACGCCGATGTTGGCCATGGCGAGCAGCATCTCCGTCCTCAGGATTTCGAGGGCGCGGGCGACCCCCGCGGTTCCCCCCGCTCCGAGCGCCCACGCCATGAGCTTTCCAATGAGCACGGCTCGCGCGCCCAGGGCGAGCGCCTTCACGACGTCGGTGCCACGCATGAACCCGCTGTCGACGAGCACTTCCGCTCGCCCGTCAACCGCGCGCACGATTTCCGGCAGGACGTCGAGCGTGGCCGGCGCGTGGTCGAGCTGCCGGCCGCCGTGATTTGAGACGTACACGACCTGTACACCATGCTGCACGGCCAGCTCGGCGTCCTCGGGGCTCAGGATTCCCTTCAGGATAATCGGAAGCGGGGTGGCGGAGCGAAGCCAATCGACATCGTCCCAGGTTAGACCCGCCTGGTAGTCGCGTGAGCCGCCGCCTTCGCTCCCGGGCAAGCCTGCGAGATTCGGCTGGGTGCCGCCGTCGCCTCGGAAGTACCGCTTGTGCAGGTCGCGCTCGCGCCGCCCGTAGGCCGCCGAGTCGACGGTCAGGCACAGCGCGGAATAGCCAGCGGTCTCGACGCGGCGAACGAGCGCGGCCAGCCATGCACGGTCGCCGCGAATGTAGATCTGGAACACGAGCGGGCCATTTGATCCGGCTCGGACCTCCTCCATGCTGGGCGACGAGAGCGTGCCGATGAAGGCCATGGTCCCAACCTGGTCCGCTGCTCTCGCGCACGCCAAGGCGCCGTCTGGGTCATAGTTCTGCGGACCGCCGATCGGCGCCAGCATGACCGGAAGCGAGAGCGGGTTGCCCAGGAAGGTTGTGGACGTCGTACGCGAGCGGACGTCGCGTAGGACGCGGGGGCGCAATGCGACGTAGTCGAACGCGGTTCGATTCCGTCGCAAGGTGGTTTCCGTCTCCGCGCCCCCGAAGGAATAGTCCCAGGCGTTGATGGGGAGGCGCTCCTTCGCCGCTTGAACGATCTCGGGGATGGTAATCCAGTCTTCGGGTCGATCCATGTGTTTCACTCCATCTGAACCTGGGCTGATCGCGGAGTCTAATGATCGAACGGATGC encodes:
- a CDS encoding EAL domain-containing protein; translated protein: MEPHKDGWQGDGSPSESTLRALAEQTASGLLVVSDDGTIRYAGSSTEVLLGHPPRDMASTNVFALVHAEDVERLRLAIAAVGPREGDTSYEEFRVAAPTGGWRWVGASIRNCTADPQIGGLLLHLHDVTRRKQLDENAVLQQVMYDRLTGLPSRPLLQDLLERACLVAAREREPLAVLLINIDRFKDVNVALGHTLGDAVLAMVAQRLRATLRVSDTFARLIGDEFVALLRDSDEVSALNVAERVAAAFEEPFLIDRNRIALSASMGIALYPMHGKDGEELLRHADVAVQNAREMHLPCAVYRSEDDGRTVRRLAMRAELREAIEQNRLVQYYQPKRTLRTGRIEEVEALARWAHPSQGFVPPSEFIHLAERWNAIKPLTIWALRTAINEAETWSAAGLPLTVSVNLSTRDLHGQDLVPAVSELLGGAGLDPHALILEVTESTLMVDPDNARYVLGQLQALGVGISVDDFGTGYSSLSYLSRLPLDELKIDSSFVAGMRRTDRERLVVATTIDLGHRLGLTVTAEGVEDEATAGTLAEMGCDKVQGYYVSRPVPSEELMRWLRETATS
- a CDS encoding APC family permease: MIIGQRIPNERELHERIGVVKGLAVFASDNISSSAYASEEIMRVLLLAGAGALSLTLPITIAIVIVLAIVVASYQQTIHAYPNGGGSYIVANDNLGAPAGLTAAAALLTDYVLTVSVSIAAGVAALTSIFPAMYEPKVWIGVGFVVLLTMGNLRGIRESASIFAAPTYLYLVSIFGLLAYGLYLTTTGALPTYHAPLEWQEAAGTQGLGIVLLLRAFASGSVALTGTEAVSNGVPAFAPPESARARMVLILMGSFFGIIFLGISFLAGQLGILPDPTEAETVVSQLARTLVGEGTPFHYLIQISTALLLVLAANTAFADFPRLASILAKDGYLPRAFQFRGERLAFNVGIALLALLAAALIVGFGGSVTNLIPLYTVGVFVAFTLSQTGMVRHWWRLKSVERTWGWRALFNGIGALATGVVAIVVGAVKFSLGAWMVLVLIPILISVMWAIRRHYGHVEAALAIDWPETLPPPPPAPDVVVPIRALDRATIEALSYARSISPNVTAVHVSDDRGQAALLRQRWDQMKSEVPLVIIESPFRSLIPPLVAYIAEQDDQEPGRPITVVLPEFVPRHLWEQLLHGQTALRLKLRLFARPHTVVVDVPYHLHRVS
- a CDS encoding ATP-binding protein; translation: MRRLAGYVSALVAVGIVTGAIGLASTQVHLANASMLYLIAVSALGIFFGKGPAVVASMAAFLAFDFFFIQPIHTLTVTDPEEWIALLVLLFTAVATGQLAAAQRQRAREAEAREREAIVLYDVGRTLSESDLDQALPAVSRRLRRELNLDAVAIEVHGASGGRIERAEVGAPYAVEATRHVATQPAMVLGTNPEERGTALGVPGHWFRAVPSSTPRSERRHPRRLHVVPIHSRDRQIGRLILVRVPGATTFARSEDRMLLAVTNQIGQAVERSALRREAMEADVLQRADSLKTALLNAVSHDLRTPLASIIASASSLRQHDVTWSEDERDAFAEAIEQEATRLNRIVGSLLDLSRIQGGSLHPQRDWYDLGSLIDDVVGRLGPGLGRCTVTTDVPSDLPPVFVDSTEIDQVLSNLLENATKHTPCGTEVRVAARTHDDEIEVEVTDAGPGIPPDALGQLFDPFYTLSATGGQPRGIGLGLAIAKGLVEAHAGRIWAENRTEGGARFVFTLPARTATSVQGEP
- a CDS encoding response regulator transcription factor, translated to MSAHSHPKILIVDDEPAIRRAVRTNLVGHGYAVEEAENGRAAVEMLLSSNVDLILLDLGLPDAEGLEVIREIRTYAQTPIVVLSVRDAERDKVAALDGGADDYLTKPFGANELLARIRVALRHAGRGPDSLGVVLTAGDLSLDVDKRRVTRAGREIHMTPTEYELLNVFMSHPGKVLTDRMLLRAVWGPSYGAEAHYLHVYVARLRKKIERDGQQARYVKTEPGVGYRFMADEP
- a CDS encoding alpha-hydroxy acid oxidase encodes the protein MDRPEDWITIPEIVQAAKERLPINAWDYSFGGAETETTLRRNRTAFDYVALRPRVLRDVRSRTTSTTFLGNPLSLPVMLAPIGGPQNYDPDGALACARAADQVGTMAFIGTLSSPSMEEVRAGSNGPLVFQIYIRGDRAWLAALVRRVETAGYSALCLTVDSAAYGRRERDLHKRYFRGDGGTQPNLAGLPGSEGGGSRDYQAGLTWDDVDWLRSATPLPIILKGILSPEDAELAVQHGVQVVYVSNHGGRQLDHAPATLDVLPEIVRAVDGRAEVLVDSGFMRGTDVVKALALGARAVLIGKLMAWALGAGGTAGVARALEILRTEMLLAMANIGVTSIAEIGPACVRASYPPREAPWPVNIDPPRQPWLP